The Salvia hispanica cultivar TCC Black 2014 unplaced genomic scaffold, UniMelb_Shisp_WGS_1.0 HiC_scaffold_1266, whole genome shotgun sequence genome includes a region encoding these proteins:
- the LOC125198179 gene encoding uncharacterized protein LOC125198179, with product MPPRRNVRNEEPSSHASEEQSVTQPRPPSPPPPPPRVDREVVKLFLDQKPPTFDGMGEPAKAETWIRALERIFKTLVCNEAEKMICVTHQLTGSADFWWDTKLKTMSQDRIDGMTWEEFKTEVYDKYVPKSYRKAKAAEFHNLTQGRLSVTEYDRALCDMTRYAPEQTDTDEKLADKFREGLRHEIRMALAVRGTLTYAEALALALDVEAAMPKEK from the coding sequence ATGCCGCCTAGACGCAACGTGAGGAACGAGGAACCATCTTCCCATGCTTCGGAAGAACAAAGCGTGACGCAACCAAGACCGccgtcaccaccaccaccacctccacgaGTAGATAGGGAAGTCGTGAAGCTTTTCCTTGACCAAAAGCCTCCTACCTTCGACGGAATGGGCGAACCTGCGAAAGCCGAAACTTGGATACGTGCCTTGGAACGCATTTTCAAGACGTTGGTGTGCAACGAAGCGGAGAAGATGATCTGTGTGACGCATCAGCTGACCGGATCTGCTGATTTCTGGTGGGATACTAAGTTAAAAACCATGTCCCAGGATCGCATAGACGGGATGACTTGGGAGGAGTTCAAGACAGAAGTTTACGATAAGTACGTACCCAAGAGCTACCGCAAGGCGAAAGCAGCCGAGTTTCACAACCTCACCCAAGGACGTCTGTCTGTAACCGAGTATGACCGTGCACTTTGTGACATGACCCGCTATGCGCCAGAACAGACCGATACCGATGAGAAGCTGGCCGATAAGTTTCGTGAGGGTCTTAGGCACGAGATTAGGATGGCTTTGGCAGTTCGCGGAACCCTTACGTACGCCGAGGCGCTAGCCCTCGCACTGGATGTAGAGGCAGCAATGCCAAAGGAGAAGA